In Stenotrophomonas sp. 610A2, one DNA window encodes the following:
- the ccmE gene encoding cytochrome c maturation protein CcmE, translating into MSPTQRRRLLWVLLVLLVAGAAVALVSTALQRNIAYLYTPAEVKAGHVAPDARFRLGGMVAKGSFKREPGALLARFQVTDGDAVLPVTYDRILPDLFREGQAVVATGRMVNGVFVAEDVLAKHDETYMPKELADKMGVAHDKHQVPATTPTTETP; encoded by the coding sequence ATGAGCCCGACCCAGCGCCGCCGCCTGCTGTGGGTCCTGCTGGTTCTGCTGGTTGCCGGCGCCGCGGTAGCGCTGGTCAGCACCGCCTTGCAGCGCAATATCGCCTATCTCTACACCCCGGCCGAGGTCAAAGCCGGCCACGTCGCGCCTGACGCGCGCTTCCGCTTGGGCGGCATGGTTGCCAAGGGCTCGTTCAAGCGCGAGCCCGGCGCATTGCTGGCGCGCTTCCAGGTCACCGACGGTGATGCGGTGCTGCCCGTCACCTATGACCGCATCCTGCCCGACCTGTTCCGCGAAGGTCAGGCGGTGGTCGCCACAGGGCGCATGGTCAACGGTGTGTTCGTTGCCGAAGACGTGCTGGCCAAGCACGACGAGACCTATATGCCCAAGGAACTGGCCGACAAGATGGGCGTGGCGCACGACAAGCACCAGGTCCCGGCCACCACCCCAACGACGGAAACGCCCTGA
- a CDS encoding cold shock and DUF1294 domain-containing protein — protein MRYQGRLQDWNDDKGFGFVIPNGGGDRAFVHIKAFEQRSQRPANGMLINYAVRKDDRGRLNAVAIRCATTAKTTATRPKRAPITARLPHVLLGITALLCMLALWIAKLVPDWTLPVIGGMSIVALGFYLYDKGAAARGQQRTPENTLHLIALLGGWPGALIGQGLFRHKTSKASFQVVFWLTVVLNIAAVWLVASGKLSLPL, from the coding sequence ATGCGCTATCAAGGCCGGCTGCAGGATTGGAACGATGACAAGGGCTTCGGTTTCGTAATACCTAACGGCGGCGGTGATCGCGCCTTCGTCCACATCAAGGCCTTCGAGCAGCGCAGCCAGCGGCCCGCCAATGGAATGCTGATCAACTACGCAGTACGCAAAGATGATCGAGGCCGCCTCAATGCGGTTGCCATACGCTGCGCGACTACCGCCAAAACCACAGCCACAAGGCCAAAGCGTGCCCCTATCACTGCCCGCCTTCCACATGTCCTGCTTGGCATTACCGCCCTGCTCTGCATGTTGGCTTTATGGATAGCCAAGCTGGTGCCGGATTGGACCTTGCCAGTGATCGGTGGCATGAGCATCGTTGCGCTGGGCTTCTATCTGTACGACAAGGGTGCAGCAGCGCGCGGCCAACAACGCACTCCGGAAAACACATTGCATCTGATCGCCCTGCTCGGCGGCTGGCCGGGCGCGCTGATCGGCCAGGGGCTGTTCCGCCACAAGACCAGCAAGGCTAGTTTCCAGGTCGTCTTCTGGTTGACGGTCGTGCTCAACATCGCCGCGGTTTGGCTCGTGGCCAGCGGCAAGCTGAGCCTCCCGCTATAA
- a CDS encoding DNA ligase — translation MPVLLLILLFFLGNTLNNAHAAAPPLMLANSWQDGPDVSRYLVSEKLDGVRARWDGHALWTRAGHRIASPAWFTQGWPKQQIDGELWMARGQFEATSALIRSSPADELSWRRLRFMAFDLPDASGGFAQRHAQLGKIIANQANPHLLAIEHQRIPDTPSLHRHLRAIVKAGGEGLMLHHQDNPYSDGRSTGLLKMKLYDDAEASVIGYAPGKGKYTGMVGALLMRTDSGAQFRIGSGLTDAQRAHPPAIGSRVTYRYNGLTVHGLPRFPRFLRIRDEP, via the coding sequence ATGCCTGTCTTGCTGCTGATTCTGCTGTTCTTCCTGGGTAACACGCTCAATAACGCGCACGCTGCTGCGCCGCCGCTGATGCTGGCCAACTCCTGGCAGGATGGCCCGGATGTATCGCGCTACCTGGTCAGTGAAAAGCTCGATGGCGTGCGCGCCCGCTGGGATGGGCATGCGCTGTGGACGCGTGCCGGCCACCGCATTGCATCGCCGGCATGGTTCACCCAAGGCTGGCCCAAACAGCAGATCGACGGTGAGCTGTGGATGGCGCGGGGTCAGTTCGAAGCAACCAGCGCCCTCATCCGCAGCAGCCCGGCCGATGAACTGTCGTGGCGCAGGCTCCGCTTCATGGCCTTTGACCTGCCTGATGCAAGCGGCGGCTTCGCCCAACGCCACGCGCAACTGGGCAAGATCATCGCCAATCAAGCCAACCCCCACCTGCTTGCCATCGAACATCAACGCATACCCGACACTCCAAGCCTGCATCGCCACCTTCGCGCGATCGTCAAAGCCGGGGGCGAAGGCCTGATGCTGCACCATCAGGACAATCCGTACAGCGACGGCCGCAGCACTGGCCTGCTCAAAATGAAGCTGTATGACGACGCGGAAGCGAGTGTCATCGGCTACGCCCCCGGCAAGGGCAAGTACACCGGCATGGTTGGTGCGCTGCTGATGCGCACCGACAGTGGCGCCCAGTTCCGCATCGGCAGCGGCCTCACTGATGCGCAGCGCGCGCACCCACCCGCGATCGGCAGCCGCGTGACCTATCGTTACAACGGCCTGACCGTACACGGCCTGCCACGCTTCCCGCGCTTCCTGCGAATTCGCGACGAACCCTGA
- the ccmD gene encoding heme exporter protein CcmD, whose translation MTYFKYVALAYAVFFVVLAWDFIVPRLQVRQQLREARARINRASRNSSAPQVDEELSR comes from the coding sequence ATGACCTATTTCAAATACGTAGCACTTGCCTACGCCGTGTTCTTCGTCGTGCTGGCCTGGGACTTCATCGTGCCGCGCCTGCAGGTCCGCCAGCAACTGCGCGAGGCCCGCGCGCGCATCAACCGCGCCAGCCGCAACAGCAGTGCGCCGCAGGTTGACGAAGAGCTGAGCCGATGA
- the metX gene encoding homoserine O-acetyltransferase MetX, whose protein sequence is MTEFTPVGSRFHALSSPFPMKRGGSLIGAHVAYETWGTLAADASNAILIVTGLSPDAHAASNADNPATGWWEPMLGPGKPIDTDRWFVICVNSLGSCKGSTGPASLDPATGKTYRLSFPELSIEDVANAAAEVVRALGITQLACLIGNSMGGMTALAVLLQHPGIARTHINISGSARALPFSIAIRSLQREAIRLDPAWNNGDYDELHYPESGMRMARKLGVITYRSALEWDGRFGRVRLDSDQTDEDPFGLEFQVESYLEGHARRFVRHFDPNCYLYLGRSMDWFDLAEYADGDVLAGLAKIRVERALAIGANTDILFPVEQQQQIADGLRAGGADTRFIGMDSPQGHDAFLVDYDRFGPAVAQFLQALPTAA, encoded by the coding sequence ATGACTGAATTCACTCCCGTCGGCAGCCGCTTCCACGCGCTGTCGTCCCCGTTCCCTATGAAACGTGGCGGCAGCCTGATTGGCGCCCATGTCGCTTACGAAACCTGGGGCACGCTGGCCGCCGACGCCAGCAACGCCATCCTGATCGTCACCGGCCTCTCGCCGGATGCCCACGCCGCCAGCAATGCAGACAACCCGGCCACGGGCTGGTGGGAGCCAATGCTTGGCCCCGGCAAGCCGATTGATACCGATCGCTGGTTCGTTATCTGCGTGAACTCGCTGGGCAGCTGCAAGGGCTCCACTGGCCCTGCTTCGCTTGACCCGGCCACCGGCAAGACCTATCGGCTGTCCTTCCCCGAGTTGTCGATCGAAGACGTGGCCAATGCCGCCGCCGAGGTCGTCCGCGCGCTCGGCATCACCCAGCTGGCCTGCCTGATCGGCAACTCGATGGGCGGCATGACCGCGCTCGCCGTTCTGCTGCAACACCCCGGCATTGCCCGTACCCATATCAACATCTCCGGCAGCGCCCGCGCCCTGCCCTTCTCGATCGCCATCCGCTCGCTGCAGCGCGAGGCCATCCGCCTCGATCCGGCATGGAACAACGGCGACTACGACGAACTGCACTACCCCGAGTCGGGCATGCGCATGGCGCGCAAGCTCGGCGTCATCACCTATCGCTCGGCGCTGGAGTGGGATGGCCGCTTCGGCCGCGTGCGGCTGGACTCGGACCAGACCGACGAAGACCCGTTCGGTCTGGAATTCCAGGTGGAAAGCTACCTGGAAGGGCACGCACGCCGCTTTGTGCGCCACTTCGATCCCAATTGCTATCTTTACCTCGGTCGCTCCATGGACTGGTTCGACCTGGCCGAGTATGCCGATGGCGATGTGCTGGCCGGGCTCGCCAAGATCCGTGTTGAACGTGCGCTGGCCATCGGTGCCAATACCGACATCCTGTTCCCGGTGGAACAGCAGCAACAGATCGCCGACGGCCTGCGCGCGGGCGGTGCCGATACCCGGTTCATCGGCATGGATTCACCGCAAGGCCACGATGCCTTCCTGGTTGATTACGACCGCTTCGGCCCGGCCGTCGCCCAGTTCCTGCAGGCGCTGCCGACAGCTGCATAA
- a CDS encoding heme lyase CcmF/NrfE family subunit, translating to MLGEIGQVLLILALLAALLQSVLPLIGAQRGIPALTAIARPAAMLQLTMVLAAFVVLTIAFVRQDFSLRYVADNSNTLLPMIYRYSAVWGAHEGSLLMWSLVLALWTAAVAAFSRQLPPEVMARVLAVMGMISVGFLAFLLFTSNPFARLLPAPSDGHDLNPLLQDPGLIIHPPLLYLGYVGFAVPFAFAIAALLDGRIDVRWLRWTRPWTNAAWGFLTIGIALGSWWAYYELGWGGWWFWDPVENASFMPWLVGAALLHSQAATEKRGVFIGWTLLLAIAAFALSLLGTFLVRSGVLTSVHSFAADPSRGLFILIFLGIVVGGSLLLYALRAPGIGGNSDDPRRAFALNSRESLLLANNLLLSCACAMVLLGTLYPLLADALDLGKVSVGPPYFGTLFILLMTPMIVLLPFGPLSRWQREQGLRTLALLAPWAGLAVVLGIIGWWMAPQGKFKTGIGIAGAAWVAGGTGYYLWLRLRKSGRLNAETWGMLIAHFGVAVFLVGALLVEALHVQHEVALAPGKSIDAGGYTLVFEGVDATDGPNYHSDRGHLQVLRDDTLITRLHPEKRMYASGGQPMTEAGIHRALGGDIYVALGESLGDGSWAVRVQIKPFVRWIWLGAALMALGGFITAVDRRFRRLPEKSK from the coding sequence GTGCTCGGTGAAATCGGACAGGTATTACTGATCCTCGCCCTGCTGGCAGCCCTGCTGCAAAGCGTCCTGCCACTTATCGGTGCCCAACGCGGCATCCCGGCGCTCACCGCAATCGCCCGCCCGGCAGCGATGCTGCAGCTGACCATGGTGCTCGCCGCCTTCGTGGTGCTGACGATTGCCTTCGTGCGCCAGGATTTCTCGCTGCGCTACGTCGCCGACAACTCCAACACCCTGCTGCCGATGATCTACCGCTATTCGGCGGTATGGGGCGCACACGAAGGCTCGCTGTTGATGTGGTCACTGGTGCTGGCGCTGTGGACCGCCGCGGTCGCCGCGTTCTCCCGGCAGCTGCCGCCCGAGGTGATGGCGCGCGTGCTGGCGGTGATGGGCATGATCAGTGTCGGCTTCCTCGCCTTCCTGCTGTTCACCTCCAACCCGTTCGCGCGCCTGCTGCCTGCACCGAGCGATGGGCACGATCTCAACCCGCTGCTGCAGGACCCCGGGCTGATCATCCATCCGCCGCTGCTGTATCTGGGCTACGTCGGCTTCGCGGTGCCGTTCGCCTTCGCCATCGCCGCCCTGCTCGATGGCCGCATCGACGTGCGCTGGCTGCGCTGGACCCGGCCGTGGACCAATGCGGCCTGGGGCTTTCTGACCATCGGCATCGCGCTTGGCAGCTGGTGGGCGTATTACGAGCTGGGCTGGGGCGGCTGGTGGTTCTGGGACCCGGTCGAGAACGCCAGCTTCATGCCCTGGCTGGTCGGCGCGGCCCTGCTGCACTCGCAAGCGGCCACGGAAAAACGCGGTGTGTTCATCGGCTGGACCCTGTTGCTGGCGATCGCCGCGTTCGCGTTGTCCCTGCTCGGCACCTTCCTGGTGCGTTCGGGCGTGCTGACCAGCGTGCACTCGTTTGCCGCCGATCCTTCGCGCGGCCTGTTCATCCTGATCTTCCTTGGCATCGTGGTTGGCGGCTCGCTGCTGCTATACGCGCTACGTGCACCCGGCATCGGCGGCAACAGCGACGACCCACGCCGCGCATTCGCGCTCAACTCACGCGAAAGCCTGCTGCTGGCCAACAACCTGCTGCTCAGCTGCGCCTGCGCGATGGTGTTGCTCGGCACCTTGTATCCGCTATTGGCCGATGCGCTGGATCTGGGCAAGGTCTCGGTAGGCCCGCCTTACTTCGGCACGCTGTTCATTCTGCTGATGACACCGATGATCGTGCTGCTGCCATTTGGTCCGCTCAGCCGCTGGCAGCGCGAGCAAGGCCTGCGCACGCTGGCACTGCTGGCACCGTGGGCAGGATTGGCGGTGGTGCTGGGCATCATCGGCTGGTGGATGGCACCGCAGGGCAAGTTCAAGACCGGCATCGGTATTGCTGGTGCTGCATGGGTGGCCGGTGGCACCGGCTATTACCTGTGGCTGCGCCTGCGCAAGAGCGGCCGGCTCAATGCCGAAACCTGGGGCATGCTGATCGCCCACTTCGGGGTGGCCGTATTCCTGGTTGGCGCCTTGCTGGTGGAAGCCCTGCATGTACAGCATGAAGTCGCACTGGCGCCGGGAAAATCCATCGACGCCGGTGGCTATACCCTGGTGTTCGAAGGCGTTGATGCCACCGACGGGCCCAACTACCACTCCGATCGCGGCCATCTGCAGGTACTGCGCGACGACACCTTGATCACCCGCCTGCACCCGGAAAAACGCATGTACGCCAGCGGCGGCCAGCCCATGACCGAAGCCGGCATCCACCGCGCCCTGGGTGGCGATATCTACGTTGCACTGGGAGAATCACTGGGTGACGGCTCCTGGGCCGTGCGCGTACAGATCAAACCTTTTGTCCGCTGGATCTGGCTGGGCGCGGCGCTGATGGCGCTGGGTGGTTTCATTACCGCCGTCGACCGCCGTTTCCGCCGGCTGCCTGAGAAATCGAAATGA
- a CDS encoding DsbE family thiol:disulfide interchange protein, producing MNTPTPESKPSHRLPPVAIALGALFFLGLMGLMLYGVSRSGQPDRDSLPSALINKPAPEFSLPVLHDPSLHVTDKQLRGAPYLLNVWGSWCPTCRDEHPILTRFAETKRLRVIGYNWKDEPSEALRWLEQLGNPYMVVLADQEGRAALDWGIAAAPETFLVDGSGIVRWKYSGAITQQVMDEQLIPALEKVEAAAGGKHGAPDLGAAR from the coding sequence ATGAATACTCCAACGCCTGAATCCAAACCCAGCCATCGCCTGCCGCCGGTCGCCATTGCCCTTGGCGCGCTGTTCTTCCTCGGCCTGATGGGTTTGATGCTGTATGGCGTCAGCCGCTCCGGGCAACCTGATCGCGACAGCCTGCCCTCGGCGCTGATCAACAAGCCAGCCCCCGAATTTTCGCTGCCGGTACTGCATGACCCCAGCCTGCACGTCACCGACAAACAGCTGCGCGGCGCGCCCTATCTGCTCAACGTATGGGGCAGCTGGTGCCCGACCTGCCGCGATGAACACCCCATCCTCACCCGTTTCGCCGAAACCAAGCGCCTGCGCGTGATCGGCTACAACTGGAAGGACGAGCCCAGCGAAGCACTGCGCTGGCTCGAGCAGTTGGGTAATCCCTACATGGTGGTACTGGCCGACCAGGAAGGCCGCGCCGCACTGGACTGGGGCATCGCCGCCGCACCGGAGACGTTCCTGGTCGATGGCAGCGGCATCGTGCGCTGGAAGTACAGCGGCGCCATCACCCAGCAGGTGATGGACGAGCAACTGATTCCAGCACTGGAGAAAGTTGAAGCTGCTGCCGGAGGCAAGCACGGCGCACCGGATCTGGGCGCCGCACGATGA
- a CDS encoding cytochrome c-type biogenesis protein has protein sequence MKAWAGVLLWVCLAFTASAQPVGDPSPLQYRDRAEEVRFHALTAELRCVQCQNQSLADSNAQIAHDLRREVLKLMHEGRSDAEIKQFLVERYGEFVLYRPQLEASTVLLWFGPGLLLLAGAVLLIVYVRRRGRAVPVAHNDEASQEEREW, from the coding sequence ATGAAAGCCTGGGCTGGCGTCCTGCTGTGGGTGTGCCTGGCCTTTACAGCCAGCGCGCAGCCCGTCGGCGACCCCAGCCCGCTGCAATACCGCGACCGCGCCGAGGAAGTGCGCTTCCATGCACTCACCGCCGAGTTGCGCTGCGTGCAATGCCAGAACCAGTCGCTGGCCGACTCCAACGCGCAGATCGCCCACGACCTGCGCCGCGAAGTGCTCAAACTGATGCATGAAGGCCGCAGCGACGCCGAGATCAAGCAGTTCCTGGTCGAGCGCTACGGCGAATTCGTGCTGTACCGCCCTCAACTGGAAGCCAGCACCGTCCTGCTCTGGTTCGGCCCCGGCCTGCTGTTGCTGGCGGGCGCTGTGTTGTTGATCGTGTATGTGCGGCGCCGTGGCCGCGCCGTTCCTGTTGCCCACAACGACGAAGCCAGCCAGGAAGAGCGCGAATGGTGA
- a CDS encoding PEP/pyruvate-binding domain-containing protein, with the protein MDRARTQSAFRNACLRLFAFSLLALIGLQSTFAQTARKPSPYEYRPDLAAPAANSSQTPAHLPRISSRDDFMRLARVYNPGTPLEMPHLIFTIDRRDPARIYYINTPRFELHENFVRRERLVAQLDKATLNAQYKDPQRRFLFGTVSWQRDLPGYTYEFWEGDQLTPALLRQTDQLVRGSFYEAIRFKTNSTLHEQTARTAGLPFITQEALLREQSFLPLNTGIAQGRLRIVRSVEQARDLSPQDIVVLDEVPISLSPVAGLVTQRPSTLLSHVNLLAKGWRIPNVYVRDALAALRVYDGQWIELEVTNNNYKVRPALRPASSPSRTTQASVRNLPRPDLSVTALKPLSALRARDSSHCGVKAANLGTLKAALPPSARVPDGFCVPFSHYQSAMQRLRIGERLTALQQRPGFATDASIRREALAALRAEISNATPDPALVRSLQSQWQDQLQGRGVFVRSSSNSEDLPNFSGAGLYTTVPNVIAADALVRAVQTVWASVYNFEAYEARSAAGLGQDAVAMSVLVQLAAPSDSSGVMITRDPFDAGRRHITYISAKRGLGIRVVEGKRQAEQVMYSNWSKAVQVLSRSAEDTQLVANASGGVREVPLTGSRQVLTDALIARLAAVGGRTKQALGGIDQDIEWAVVGNDIIILQSRPYVDGSNR; encoded by the coding sequence ATGGATCGAGCCCGTACGCAGTCCGCCTTCCGCAACGCTTGTCTGCGGCTTTTCGCTTTCAGTCTTCTCGCGCTGATCGGCCTACAAAGCACGTTCGCGCAGACCGCCCGCAAGCCCTCGCCCTACGAGTACCGGCCTGACCTCGCCGCGCCCGCAGCCAATAGCAGCCAGACCCCGGCACATCTGCCGCGCATCAGCAGCCGCGATGACTTCATGCGTCTTGCCCGGGTTTACAACCCCGGCACACCGCTGGAAATGCCGCACCTGATCTTCACCATCGATCGGCGAGATCCTGCCCGCATCTATTACATCAATACGCCACGCTTCGAGCTGCACGAGAACTTCGTGCGCCGCGAACGGCTCGTCGCGCAGCTGGACAAGGCCACTCTCAACGCGCAGTACAAGGATCCACAGCGCCGTTTCCTGTTCGGCACGGTGAGCTGGCAACGTGACCTGCCCGGCTATACCTATGAATTCTGGGAAGGCGACCAGCTCACACCCGCACTGCTCAGGCAGACCGACCAGTTGGTGCGCGGGTCGTTCTACGAGGCAATCCGGTTCAAGACCAATTCCACCCTGCACGAACAAACCGCACGCACAGCCGGCCTCCCCTTCATCACCCAGGAAGCACTGCTGCGTGAGCAGTCCTTCCTGCCGTTGAACACAGGCATTGCACAGGGTCGCTTGCGCATCGTTCGCTCCGTCGAGCAAGCGCGCGACCTGTCGCCACAGGACATCGTGGTACTGGATGAGGTCCCGATCTCGCTGTCACCGGTCGCAGGTCTGGTTACCCAGCGACCCTCGACGCTGCTGTCGCATGTCAATCTGCTGGCCAAGGGCTGGCGTATACCCAATGTCTATGTCCGCGACGCGCTGGCTGCTTTGCGCGTCTATGACGGGCAATGGATCGAGCTGGAAGTCACCAACAACAATTACAAGGTGCGTCCGGCCCTGCGCCCGGCATCCTCGCCATCGCGAACCACGCAAGCTTCCGTGCGCAACCTGCCTCGGCCCGACCTGTCGGTGACCGCGCTGAAGCCACTATCAGCTCTGCGCGCCAGGGACAGCAGCCATTGCGGGGTCAAGGCCGCGAATCTGGGCACCTTGAAAGCCGCGCTGCCGCCTTCGGCCCGGGTTCCCGATGGTTTCTGCGTTCCCTTCTCACACTACCAGTCTGCGATGCAGAGGCTGCGCATCGGTGAGCGGCTGACGGCACTGCAACAACGGCCGGGCTTTGCCACCGATGCCAGTATCCGCCGCGAGGCGCTCGCCGCGCTGCGCGCCGAGATCTCCAACGCCACACCGGATCCGGCGCTGGTCCGCAGCCTGCAGTCACAGTGGCAAGACCAGCTGCAGGGCCGCGGTGTATTCGTGCGCAGCTCCTCCAACTCCGAAGACCTGCCCAACTTCAGCGGTGCCGGCCTGTATACGACAGTGCCCAATGTGATCGCTGCCGATGCACTGGTACGTGCGGTGCAGACGGTCTGGGCATCGGTCTACAACTTCGAAGCCTATGAAGCACGCAGTGCCGCAGGACTGGGCCAGGACGCGGTTGCGATGTCGGTGCTGGTGCAGCTGGCAGCGCCATCGGACAGCTCCGGGGTGATGATCACCCGCGATCCGTTCGACGCAGGACGCCGCCACATCACCTATATCTCGGCCAAACGTGGCCTCGGCATCCGCGTGGTGGAAGGCAAGCGCCAGGCCGAACAGGTGATGTATTCGAACTGGTCAAAGGCCGTGCAGGTACTCAGCCGCTCCGCCGAAGACACCCAACTGGTCGCCAATGCCAGCGGCGGCGTGCGCGAGGTACCGCTCACCGGTTCGCGCCAGGTACTGACCGATGCCTTGATCGCACGCTTGGCCGCGGTTGGCGGCCGTACCAAGCAGGCGCTCGGCGGTATCGACCAGGACATCGAGTGGGCGGTGGTGGGCAATGACATCATCATCCTGCAATCACGGCCTTATGTGGATGGCAGCAACCGGTGA
- the ccmC gene encoding heme ABC transporter permease CcmC, with protein sequence MFKGLAGWFHKLGSPPYFDTFAARWSTWCYIAALPLFGFGLWQALAVVPADYQQGDSFRILYIHVPAAWMSLFVFGLMAFYSAIALVWRIKLCEILAMACAPIGAAFTLITLLTGSIWGKPMWGTWWDWDPRLTTELILLFMYLGVMGLYGAIDDRRAAARAAGLLAIVGVVMLPIIRYSVVWWNSLHQGQTIRVFGESSMDGSMILPLWIMVLATKFWFVGSLLSRARADNLRREVGKAWLRERLGKSA encoded by the coding sequence ATGTTCAAAGGTTTAGCAGGTTGGTTTCACAAGCTGGGCTCCCCGCCTTACTTCGATACCTTCGCCGCCCGTTGGTCCACCTGGTGTTACATCGCCGCGCTGCCGCTGTTTGGTTTCGGCCTGTGGCAGGCGCTGGCCGTGGTGCCCGCCGACTACCAGCAGGGCGACAGCTTCCGCATTCTCTATATCCACGTGCCGGCGGCATGGATGAGCCTGTTCGTGTTCGGCTTGATGGCCTTCTACAGTGCCATCGCACTGGTATGGCGGATCAAGCTCTGCGAAATCCTGGCCATGGCCTGCGCACCCATCGGTGCCGCGTTCACCCTGATCACCCTGCTCACCGGCAGCATCTGGGGCAAGCCGATGTGGGGCACCTGGTGGGATTGGGACCCGCGCCTGACCACCGAGCTGATCCTGCTGTTCATGTACCTCGGGGTGATGGGACTTTACGGTGCCATCGATGACCGCCGCGCCGCAGCCCGTGCCGCCGGCCTGCTGGCCATCGTTGGCGTGGTGATGCTGCCGATCATCCGTTACTCGGTGGTGTGGTGGAACTCGCTGCACCAAGGCCAGACCATCCGCGTGTTCGGCGAATCCAGCATGGACGGCAGCATGATCCTGCCGCTTTGGATCATGGTGCTGGCCACCAAGTTCTGGTTCGTCGGCTCGCTGCTGTCGCGCGCCCGCGCCGACAACCTGCGCCGCGAAGTCGGCAAGGCATGGCTGCGTGAGCGGCTGGGGAAATCGGCATGA
- a CDS encoding tetratricopeptide repeat protein, with amino-acid sequence MVNAGFLTGAGVLAVLATGITLWPLWRAGKRQIWGSLVAMALVATLGLYQLLGTPAAMQPQAEATDAPQTIEDGIAQLQAALQQNPERVDGWVLLARSQLEIGKLADAAATYQRAVQLAPDEPGLLLEAAQTRAQADSRFLFDATAQQWLARARQIAPDNERVIWLTGIVQRQQGQDEQAAQTWETLLPRLEPAAAVALQEQINIARGKAPGTASGSRSASAATSKPGITVTVTLAPALAARAASGKETVFVIARIPGGPPMPVAVERHPAQSEALTVTLDDSDSPMPTQKLSALQEVEVFARLSASGNAMRGEGDVESAPVKVKLPADKPLTITLGQ; translated from the coding sequence ATGGTGAATGCTGGATTCCTGACAGGCGCTGGCGTGTTGGCGGTGCTGGCAACCGGCATCACCCTGTGGCCACTGTGGCGCGCCGGCAAGCGGCAGATCTGGGGCAGTCTGGTCGCGATGGCGCTTGTTGCCACCCTTGGCCTGTATCAGTTGCTGGGCACTCCGGCAGCGATGCAGCCCCAAGCTGAAGCCACCGATGCACCGCAAACCATCGAGGATGGCATCGCCCAACTGCAGGCCGCCCTGCAGCAGAACCCGGAACGTGTGGATGGCTGGGTATTACTGGCGCGCTCGCAGCTGGAGATCGGCAAGCTCGCCGATGCCGCAGCCACGTATCAGCGCGCTGTGCAACTGGCACCGGACGAACCCGGCCTGCTACTGGAAGCCGCACAGACCCGCGCCCAAGCGGATTCCAGGTTCCTGTTCGATGCCACCGCACAGCAATGGCTTGCCCGCGCACGGCAGATCGCACCGGACAATGAGCGGGTGATCTGGCTCACCGGCATCGTCCAGCGCCAGCAAGGCCAGGATGAACAAGCCGCGCAGACCTGGGAAACGCTGTTGCCGCGACTGGAGCCCGCCGCGGCCGTTGCATTGCAGGAGCAGATCAACATCGCCCGCGGCAAGGCGCCCGGCACCGCTTCTGGCAGCCGTTCTGCAAGCGCAGCAACCAGCAAGCCCGGTATCACCGTAACGGTGACGCTGGCACCGGCCTTGGCCGCACGCGCAGCCTCAGGCAAGGAAACCGTGTTCGTCATCGCCCGCATTCCCGGTGGCCCACCGATGCCGGTTGCGGTCGAACGCCACCCGGCACAAAGCGAAGCACTCACCGTCACCCTGGACGATAGCGACAGCCCGATGCCTACGCAGAAGCTGTCCGCCCTGCAGGAAGTGGAAGTTTTCGCCCGCCTGTCCGCCAGCGGCAACGCAATGCGTGGTGAAGGTGACGTCGAATCGGCGCCAGTCAAAGTGAAACTGCCGGCTGACAAGCCCCTGACCATCACGCTGGGGCAATAA